TGGATGTGGGGCGTCTTGCCGCCGAGGATCGCGACCGCCTGGTTCGCCTTCCGCTGGACGTCGAGCGCCTGGAGGTAGTGGGACAAGGCGATCAGGTTGATCTCCGGCGGGAGCTTCATCTCGGGGTGGCCCCAGTAGCCGTTGGCGAAAATCCCGAGCTGGCCGCCCTGGACGAACTCCGAGACCCTCTTTTTCACCGCCTCCATCTGCTTCCGGCTGTTCCCGGGCCACGACGAGAGACCCTCGGCGATGCTGGCGGCCTTCGCCGGGTCGCCCTTGAGGGCGGACGTGACGTCGACCCAGTCGAGGGCGGAGAGCTGGTAGAAATGGACGATGTGGTCGCCCAAGGCGTGCGCGACGATCATGAGGTTCCGGATGTACCGGGCGTTCAGGGGGATCTCCAGCCCGAGCGCGTTCTCCACGGCCCGGACCGATGCGATCGCGTGGACGGTCGTGCAGACCCCGCAGATCCTCTGCGTGAAGATCCACGCCTCCCGGGGGTCCCTCCCCTTCAGGATGACCTCGATCCCCCGCCACATCGTCCCGGACGACCATGCGTCCTTCACCACGCCTCCGTCGACCTCGACGTCGATGCGCAGGTGTCCTTCAATCCGCGTAACCGGGTCGATCGTGATCCGTTGGCTCATGGGGAGTCCCCCTAACCGGAAGGTTTCGGCGCCGCCGCCCCGAGGGTATGGGGCGGGATGCCGGTGTGGATGATCGGGAATGTCTTGACGATGAAGAGATACGCCAGGAACTCGAAGGCGACGAAGCCGATGGTGACCGTCATCTCCGGGATCGTCGGGAAGTAGGACCAGCCGGGACCGGGGTTGAATCCTACCAGGAACGTGTCGAACCGGTACAGGCTCCCGGCGAGCATCATCAGGATCGCGGAGATCAGCTCGATCCCCGGGTTGTACCTTCCCTTCCGGGAGAGAAGCAGGAGGGCCGGCGCCAGGAACAGCGCCATTTCCAGAAGAAACATCCAGCTGTAAAAATCCAGCCGGGCAATGAGCCCCAACCGGCCCCTCAGGGCGAGATCGACGAGCCGCACGCCGAGGAAGAAGAAGAGGACGACCACCATGATCCCGGACATGGACGCCAGGATCTTCGTCTCCCGCGGCCGGTCGAAGATCTCATTCGCCAGCGCCGATTCGAAGATGACCGCCGCATAGCCCATGAGGATGGCCGTCGAGAGAAAGAGTACGGGGAGGAGCGGTGTATGCCAGAGCTTGTGGAGCTTGCTCGTCATGATCAGCATGAGGGAGCCGAGGGACGACTGATGCATCGTGGGGAGGAGGATCCCCAGGGCGAGGATCGCGATCAGGTACCGGTTGAGCCACCCGTGGACCCGCCGGGCCGCCCGGCAGAGGAGCGGGAACTTCTCCTGTTCCTCCCAAACCTCGAGGAACGCCGGGGACAGCTCGATCCAGAGGACGACCACGTAGGTCATGATGCAGATCGCGACTTCGAGGAGAACGGAGTTCCGGTTCCAGTTCCAGAGCAGGGGGATCTTCCAAACGTTCCAGTACCGTCCCAGGTCGACGATGACGGAAGCGCCGGCCAGGGAGTACCCCAGCGCGCTGGTCAGGATGGCGGGCCGGATGAGGGGGTGGTACTTCCCCTTGTTGAAGGCGTAGCAGAGGATCGCGACCGAGAACCCCCCGCACGCCAAGGCGGTTCCGATCACCACGTCGAAGGCGATCCATATCCCCCACGGGAACCCGTCGTTCATCCCCGTGGTGGGTCCAAGGCCGACCACGAAGCGCCACGCCAGCACGAGGATGCACAGGGCGAAGACCGCGAGGGCCGCGATGAAGGGCCGGGTGAGAATGGGGCCGACGACCGGCCGGGCGTTGTGGCTCATTTCTCACCCCCTTGCCCCAGGCGCTGGCTGCGCCAGGACCGGTAGACCGCGACGCCGAGGATGCCGTAGAGGACGACCGGGGCGATGAATCCCTGGTACACGGCGTGCGTCAGGGATTCGGTCAACTCGGGAACGGGTGCGTCGCCCAGGTCCG
This genomic stretch from Deltaproteobacteria bacterium harbors:
- the hybB gene encoding Ni/Fe-hydrogenase cytochrome b subunit, which produces MSHNARPVVGPILTRPFIAALAVFALCILVLAWRFVVGLGPTTGMNDGFPWGIWIAFDVVIGTALACGGFSVAILCYAFNKGKYHPLIRPAILTSALGYSLAGASVIVDLGRYWNVWKIPLLWNWNRNSVLLEVAICIMTYVVVLWIELSPAFLEVWEEQEKFPLLCRAARRVHGWLNRYLIAILALGILLPTMHQSSLGSLMLIMTSKLHKLWHTPLLPVLFLSTAILMGYAAVIFESALANEIFDRPRETKILASMSGIMVVVLFFFLGVRLVDLALRGRLGLIARLDFYSWMFLLEMALFLAPALLLLSRKGRYNPGIELISAILMMLAGSLYRFDTFLVGFNPGPGWSYFPTIPEMTVTIGFVAFEFLAYLFIVKTFPIIHTGIPPHTLGAAAPKPSG